Proteins encoded by one window of Erwinia pyrifoliae DSM 12163:
- the mioC gene encoding FMN-binding protein MioC: protein MADITLISGSTLGSSEYVADHLDEKLSEAGHTATTLHGPELAELKLEGIWIIVTSTHGAGELPDNIQPLFEAIKEQQPDLSKLRYGAIGLGNREYDLFCGAIQQFDELLTSLGAQRIGERLEIDVLEHEIPEDPAGEWIEHWEKLI, encoded by the coding sequence ATGGCCGACATTACATTAATCAGTGGCAGTACGTTAGGCAGCTCAGAATACGTGGCCGATCATCTGGATGAGAAGCTGTCTGAAGCCGGTCACACCGCCACCACGCTCCACGGGCCGGAGCTGGCGGAACTGAAGCTGGAAGGGATCTGGATTATCGTCACCTCTACCCACGGCGCCGGTGAGCTGCCCGATAACATCCAGCCGCTGTTTGAGGCAATTAAAGAACAGCAGCCCGATCTGAGTAAATTGCGTTACGGCGCTATCGGCCTGGGTAACCGTGAATACGATCTGTTCTGCGGGGCAATTCAGCAATTCGACGAGCTGCTGACCTCTTTGGGTGCGCAGCGTATCGGTGAGCGTCTGGAAATTGACGTACTCGAACATGAAATCCCGGAAGATCCGGCCGGAGAGTGGATCGAACACTGGGAAAAACTGATCTGA